Part of the Vigna angularis cultivar LongXiaoDou No.4 chromosome 1, ASM1680809v1, whole genome shotgun sequence genome, AATACAAATTTCACTCAATGTATTCTCACCACATTCAAATACACAAAAATTCCAACCTAGAGAGTTGTACACACACTCTCTAAGAGTTTTGCCTACCTAGCTAAAGACTAACACAAATAATACACGAGATTTATAGAACCTGATGCACAACAAGTGCAGATTTCACAATAATAGACACTACATATCTCTTGATTGGTTACTCTTCCTTCCTTGAATCCTTAGAGACCTTGAATTTCTTCAAAACAATGGTTGATGCCTCTAAGATTGCTCAAAGACAGCTTTGAATGTGTTCTTGCTTCAATTTGTTCATCAGAATGTTATTCATGCTTTAAAAGGAATTAGAACACATAGCATAGGCATAAACCTGAtatatttaatcgattatgttattttcataatcgattaaaatagagaACAAATGACTAGTGTGCTTCAGacctattttaatcgattatgttattatcttaatcgattaaaatttgttcatagctttaatcgattaagggatatgcttaatcgattaaagtagTGACATAATTCCAGATTTGTGTAGTTTTGAACCTGAGATCAAATTTACCATTTTAATCAGCCAAGAATCTATCTTACATgaaatttacataaaatataacataatttaacAACCTaatcatttaagaaaaaatattaataatttcatcataaaaaaacacGCACACACTACCACACTCTCTTCGAGGTAGAAGAGTTTGAGAGACTCTCATCTCAACACATATTATATCAGAGTCacctaataatttttattatgagaCAAACcaatattattactttaatcATAGTGTTTTGTccatttttagttttgataatcgattattgcactTGTGTTAATGAATACACGGATATACATAAAATGTTGTAATATGCTTAATTATGATAGTTCATAATTTTTGATACTTATATACTTACAACTAATGAAATGAATTGTACTACActaaaaataaatctataaattatatgatatattttttttatatattttatataactataatttataattaatattagtgAATGAtagtttataattaatattaaaactttcatttttgtatttcaaaattagaaaaagcactaacatttatttttaaatttcaagtGTTTACACAATGGAGTAATGAAGAGAATATTTCCCCTCTGTCtcttttcttatgttttctCTTTGTAACTATAACTTACCTTTTTACACTTTTtgattcataaatatatatatatatatatatatatatatatatatatatatatatatatatatataatctgcctttttaataatttatggcGAAACATACATATGACTATTACTCAACATATATCTTATAAACTTTTCATAGTTTCCTAGGGAAAACTAAAGAAGAATTTTAAACTTGAAAGATTCTTTGAGACTTATTATATACACTACATGTGTACTCAATGAATATCTTTtaccatttaatttttataatttttatatcatcGATTTTgtacaataattttatattataattaattatgatatattattGTAAGTTTAGGATAATATTTTCTCTGCTACTTATTAATTTCTTATCGAgttgttattatttgttaatgtaacattccaaaaatacagtttaaaactatataatagaataatcacatttagtaatattacagttcagtcttacattaaaagAGAACGTACGCTtgtggccgaacgaccttacaaaaagAGCTACAAACTTAAACTGTACAAGATAAACaagtctgaccgaacggtttacaaaagccaACACCGGACGGTCATACAAAACAAAAggagaaggtgatcgaacgaccaccttactatcaaactaaactactgaccgaacggttctactgttcggtcttaacttctacctctactaagttttcttcttccagcgcctcttccagcagctcgtctccttctgctcacatccacatggatgatcattgcaacataAGGACAACCaaacgtacaaaacagacaagacaggaaacacagggtaagcttatatattttaatttatgtataaacatacatttcacacaatcaaccaaacaagataattcatcatacgtttcatgcaaagcctaatactagactgactgtccggactgtatgaaatctgtgtagctacgacgttcgtgcacccgagtgatgtagtaactgggataccctcaacagctgccacctgaggttagtcctatctgtccaaattaaccataaggactaggacctcctgccgttcccacacatgacttaccttcctctacatgaggacgagtaatcacggaacatcaagatgaaccgccagcttagcatgcccacattcatactttaccaattccaatatacaatcatgagtcattcctccccggaacgctcgtccataatccaacaCATTTCATCCACATCATATTCTCTTAATCTTTCATTATAAATCATCTTAATTAAACCATTCGTTCAAAGATCACAAGGGTagcaaataccgaacgttaaaaTTTAACCTTTAACTAGATCGAACACTTGGAGTGTGACCGAGAGGTCTCCCGTTCCAGAACAGACTAAGGCCGGGAGGGTTACTAtcaggttgagaaagaaaccgagtgcAATAGATATCGCAAGAAACGAATGGAATGAACGTTAATTACAAAGTGGGCCAATTAAATGAACTGAACCTTGTGAGCTCAAATCGAATACCGAAAAGACCATGCCAAGTGCTAAtactctaggccgaaaccaatggATACAGACTCTTCAAGACATCCAaggaataatacttagaagaattcacatgaagaaaccaaacgcttataaatacttaacttatttgagtttaacatcaagaaaaccgaatgctagtaaatgaccgaacacggtagagagaactctattgaagttggacgaacgctattttcatcaagatagattataggaaagaaaatgagcgcttggtgtaagaccgaacactacttagtaagagcgcttggtgtaaaaccgagcactactaaacttatattagaaggcttgataaatataataagatactattggagtagtgtttaagaataaatgaaaatatacaaatacatatatatatatatatatatatatatatatatatatatatacttaagtttataaccgaataccaagaaccaactatgcttggccgaacactcatgcacagtatttcgaaacgaagacgctcgtcctcaactaggattcttcccaaatgaaagaatccaattctaaccaagttcactagaaaaaccgaacggtcaagaaccgttcagtgacgaacgtacactttcatagggaaaatttcatacttagaaatcatttatctcaattcaatttctcaacatttatctACATAAGttcatacatccatatcatagaaatttcatatctttcatacatcagaacatagcacaatcatatttcactttaaataatcaaatcaacgaacgttcaAGCAACACagcaacatacaaattaaattagataagcttcccttacctctagcgtgaccgaacgttcccAGATGCAGAAATAAGGTTCGCCCTACTACcagtccttctaccctcaacgctcaacaattctccaaaaactaaaccaaacagaagACCAAAAATGGTTCAGAACGAGatgaactcatgcaaccagaatgtTGGTTTACATGTGCCAGAAAATGAACGgctaaaggagaagaagaacttaccagttcagaacccaAAAtcgatcggttcaaactgaagctcttgacgccgaaAATGGTGAGATttcgtagagagaagggagagtttttagagagaaggaggaggaaatgagattttcagaatttgggaagaagggtgcatgcagagagtgtgatgtgaatttctgaaaatcaagttttccttcccacgtcaaaacgagcgtccgctcatctgccaACACCTActttccactatctgatttccggatcctcttcgcttgacacctggcgtccgttcagaggatttttgggtgcgttttaaatggtTCTGacagttaatatttttattttcatatttgtttaaCAATTGTTCTCTTCAAGTATGATAATAATTGACCAGAATTTTGTtatgcttttatatatataaataaggtttattaatttaattaacttctTAAAAACTTCTTAAAATGTACTAagttttaattaacaaaaatatcatcatatattataaattctaagttttaagattaaaaatatttaaataatttttaatttttttatattttaaattaaaaataaaaattaataaaatacttcatatttaaagtttgttttttcttttaaataaaaatatttttgttaactaaAATTTAGTACACCTTAACGGTTACCTAATTTAATAAACCCTTTAGGTAACTAATAACaccttaaattttaataactaaagtaaaactatgaaaaaaaattcatacgTCTCGTAATCCTTTACACaatcattaatgttaatataattttttattatcataatgtTTCTagaattgtttttctaaaataaaaagcaaaGTGGAATTAGAGTTTCTTAATATGAATTAAAACCAATTTAactttattctaatttaaaacattttcataaaataaaattaaaaaatccaaGTATACCCTagagaataaatatatttgtcatACTGTGTCGTTACAagattattctaattttaaaacttaaatattatttgtattaaatattaataaaataaagcataTAATTTACAAAAGGTAATTTTTATACAGAGTATAAAATCAgcataaaaaattgttaaaaacaaCTTATTTCCTGATTTAAATAAGGAATAAATGGAAGTACCCCTAAGTGGTGTGGTCGAAAACGTGGTGGTTCTGTCGAAAATATGGTGTGCATCATTAGCATCTTTTAGTTAAGGCTACTGCAAATCAAACATATCCTTTCATTCGAAAAAGGGTTACAATTAGCACCTTCTTCAACTCTTATTATTCTTGTTCACTCTTATTTCCCAATTCAAACCCTATCCCTAATTCTGCATTTTctacacacttttttttttatcggaATGGACGAGATTCAGCCGCCGGAGGGTCAAATAAACGGTGCCGGAGGAACCCTAATTCTTCACTCGTTGGAGCCCGCCATCGGATCCAAACGACAACGCCGCCCAAGCGTCCGATTGGGCGACATCGGTGGCGACCAGCCCTATGATTCCACCCGCCGCAACACAAAGCCTTGGAAACTCGCCTTCGATGGCcatcatcaccaccaccaccgcAACAAGGACAAGGACCCAGGTAAACCTTCCAAGACTCGTCCTTTAACGAACCTGAGCGAGTTTAACGAAACCCTAGAAGTCTCGAACGAGCGTGAAGCCGGGAACGTGGACTCTGTTGCAATTGGCAGCTGGAAGGTGAAGGAGTCCAAGAAGAGGGGCTCTGTGGCCACCAAAAGGGTCAGATCGAATTGGGTTTCGCGAATCGAGGACGGTGGCGGGGATAATGGCGGCGGAGAAGGGGAGGGAGAGAAGTATAATAACGGGGACGAAGATGGCGAGGACGATGATGGGTATCGGGAATTTGAGGTTGAGAATTCGGAGAGCCCTTTGAAGGAGCAAAGCCCTATTCATAGCATGGAGAATTTGGCGGTTGATGGGCATAGGAGGGTTTTTAAGGGTAGGGAAAGGGAGCAACAGCATGATGGGGTTGAGCTATCTGCACCTTCTGATAATGATGTTAGGGATTGGAAGTGCGGGGATAGGAATAATGAGAATGGTGGTGGAAGGGTTAGGGGTGGTGAAGATGGTGTTAGGGTTTGGCTTAATGGACTGGGGTTAGGCAGATATGCTCCCGTGTTTGAAGTGCATGAGGTGGATGATGAGGTTTTGCCCATGCTGACTCTAGAGGATCTCAAAGATATGGGGATTAGTGCTGTTGGGTCCAGGAGAAAAATGTACACTGCCATTCAGAAGCTTGGTAAGGGCTTCTCCTGAGCTGAACTTGTTTTTGGTGCTGCCCTGCCTGCCGGATGTAGATTCTCAGCCGTAGTGAATTCAGATGCTTGTGTCTGAACTGAACTGAGTTTTAGTATGTTCTTCCATGACGCTTTTTTCTAGGGTTGGAAATGTTAGGACCTCACTTGTTTGAGAAACAAACACCCTTCTTGAAATCCAGTGCAAGTATATATAACTCTGCGAATTTTGTTGGAGCTAttcattgaattattttttgtctGAAGCATTTATAGATTTCTAGTTGGATTTCATTGATGACTTGGATCGGTAACGTGAAGGGACAACATATGTCGTATAATGCAATtggaaagttttttttttccgtGAAAGAAAAGGGGCATGCTGTTTAATTTTCTCATCCTGTCCCTGGGAATGCCAACTATGCTATCATATCTACAAAATACGCGTTCTAAAATGTTGTGTGGGTAATGTAATCTGTTTTTTAGGAGTTACAATGCCTAGAGAATCAATAACTTTCAGGTTTCATTCTCCAGGTAAATTAATTACAACATTATAGCGCATGTATTTTGTAGATGTGATCGCAGGTATGTCCTTATTTGATTATCGTGGTCTTTATTCATATTCATTTATTCAGAATTTCGTTGTTGCTTGCAGTTAATTCTATTGAAAACATCTGTTTTACTAATGTTTAACGTCTAGTAACAGGATGTATTCAAGTTTGCAATGATGTATATTCTGTTTGTGCTGGCAACATCTGTTTCTCTTGCATAATGGTTTTGTACATTTTAATCAGGATGTTTGAAATTAGCTGAGCTGCTGCTTAGTCTTATCGTTGTTCCATCTAAAACTTATTGTCTTGAGTGGATGTGGCATAGTTATGAGAACACttgcaattatatatttttacatagcAGGAGTGACTTTGGTGGTGACCCGTAATGCTGTTTGGATGTCATGATATATTTAATGCTTCAACTGAATTCTGTCTTGTATATCCAGTGATGGGGGCACCATCTAAAAGTGACTAATTTGGTTGTGCTTAGTGGATTATGTGTGAGtatcttactatttttttatgctCCCTGAAATATGAGTACATTTCTACTGCGTTTTCTGCTATATCTATTTCTggattaacatattttaaaattattttatcatgatGGATCAATTTGATAAAAACTGAATGAAGTAGGAGAAGAAAACTCTATTGAGAGGATGAATGCTTTCGAATGATCTGGCATGTTTGCTTTGTACTTGATTgtattaagaataaattaagCATAGCCTAGACCGAACGTACCTTAAGGCACTTATGCGAAGATGTGTGGGATCCTGCTGATGGGACCTGAGtattttgattgtttatattGCAAGGATTTAACTGATTAATAGAGGTAACAATTAGGAAGTTGAAGAATATGCTTAAGATTGCATTAATGGAGTGCAAACAGCTTATGAAGAGCAGGTAAATTACGCGGTAATAATGGTGATATTCTTAGTAGTAGTGAGAGTATTAAATTTGTTGAGTATACTACCGTTATTGTTGAATCCACTGCATGATACATTCTTTCCGTTGTTCACATCAGTGTTTAAAAGccatcaaataaaaaagttttcaaatcaCTAGATTACAATCATGGTAACCAAGTTGGAGACAAGAATCAAAAGTACTGCCCAAGTTGAGGAGTGCAATTCAATTTACATGATCATGACATTCCAAATTCTAACGACAAGACTAAACCAGATTTCTTGTACGGTAATCTATCTGGCCGAAGTATGCTTGATTAACATCACCAAAATGAGCTTATCAATACTCAATTATCTGCCCCTTTCTTTTCACGTGCTCTAACATGTTGCACGCTGGAACCTTTATCCTCGTATTACCTTATCCTATAAATTTCACGGGGTTGCCGCACTTTGCCCTGGTTTTCATTTGCATCCTTCTTTGGTAATATTAATGTTTGAACCACTACATACTAAATCCTGTTGTAACTTTAGTTGATCACGTTCTGAGAAAGTGGTTTTTCTACTAGTGTTAAATCCCATTGTAGATACTGTCGTTCAAAATCATAATTGAGAAATCATTCTTGCAAATCGATATCTCCTTTCATTATCGTTTCAACTTTAACTGTACTTTGTCTAGTCTCTACTTTCATTGATATTGGTTTTTATTTGTCTTATCTGTATACTCAAACTTCTGATTCAATTAAAAATCTGACattcttaatatataaatataactcaTTAGTTTAAACacatttcaattatatttaatggtttgaaataaatttttaataacctATAAATGATGCAGGCCATTAATCTTGAGATTCATTAGACATCAAATGAACTCCAGAttcattctattttaaatttatcagtttatatagaattacaaaaataaatgttgAATATAAACTGTTACCACAACCTGGACAATGGCGGGCTAATCCTTTAAACATTCAACGAATCAGATATTTTACACCCATCATACATTTCCTTCTATCAtcacatatattactttttcatacttttttttttctctccttgtTCCATATCCAATGTAGTGTGGGAAAGAACAACACGAATATACAAATCTAATGAAGATCTGGTGTTATACATCATACAACAAAGACTTGTCAATTGAAATACATAACAAAGGGGTGTGGACATgggaaacaaaaaataagtaaaaatcaCAATATACAGGGGCAAAAAatcatttctttcttcattctAGGATGTCAAAATCCAAAGAAATAGATTAATTGCTTCTAAATAATGAATCAAATGAATGACCAATTGTTGATAGCTTGAATGAACGCAAAAATTTCCAAGGTGAAGTCATCTGGGTGTCTGCAGTATTACTTCTCCCCACTTTGTCTTTGGCAGGATCGTGACTTTTAACAGATCCAGAAGATTTTGAATGAAATATGGTAGAGGCTGTGGATGTTTCGGTGGCTCCAAATGAAACAGCTCCTTTGTTTGATGCATCAAGTGGATATCCAACAGCTCCATCCTGATGAGGAGGTGGGAATTTCTCACTCTTACTTTTTGCATTTGCATGGGTCACAACTCTCCACCTCTGAAAAGACACTTGTAAATTGTAATTTTGCTCAAGGAAGCAAATAAGACAAAGCTGAAGTGAAAAGCTTTGGTAACCATGAGATGAGCCATCAGATCAAACAATACTCATCAGAGATCAACATTGAAGTGACAATACATcacaaaaaaatgttttttaaagccAAGCCGCAAATTATCAGAGAATCCAAAGCAAAAAAAGGTGCTAAATAATGTAGGTATCTGGTTCCTGTGAGTTCTATGGTTCATTAGTTTTGGTACATTGATGCAAGTATACAGAATAAAATGGATGATCAGACTTAGGATATACATTAAAAGTGTGTGTATACTCGGGAGTGTAAAAGgaacagaaaataaaacttaGCAACAGCATAATTAAAGTGATACTTAAGTAAATGTGGAGAGAAGATAAATCTAACAGAAACATCTAATCTGGCATACATCTAAGTTCGTTTGAATTTCCGCATTGGCTTCTGGGGCCGGAATGGCCAAACTACGCTCGCGTACTCTAACCCTTTTGGCACCATCAACTGCATTAGTTTTTCCACTTAGAGTTTTTTGCCTgagaatggtaaaaaaaaatacaagctTTAATAGCACCAAGACAAAAACATCTAGAAGTcacaaaaaacaataaataatagaacCTTCTTGCTTCTTCATCTCTCAGTTTTATATCCAATTCTTTGGTAGGAGGATACTTTGGCAAACTAGATGGTTCACAAGTATATGGCTCAGTGGTAAAGAACTGCAGATAGAGAATAGttgtgaattaaattaataGATTACATCTCAAATATAATACTAATCCACAGCAATCACTCACCTCACTATTTAGAGCAGATGAGACAGTGCCACGATCATTAGGATCTATTGCAAGAAGAGTTTCAATCAGAGGCAACGAAGAAGGGAAATCCTTGAATGTTTCTAAGATGTTTCTTTTATAAGGTTGCTGCGGCTTAAAGAGTGTAGCATTTGGCAATCTATATTTCTTCCAATATTCCTCAGATGGAGAGCCACATAACTTAAATATCTTGTGCAGCTGCTCAaccttggtgcaagaaattaaaaaatcagCCACACGTCTTCCAGAAAATATGCATGGcaagatataaaaagcatgaatataaaacaacataaacttGATACTGTATGAACTTCCTAAAGCTTGATAGAGGTGCAGTGTATTCAAATACTAAACCATTTTGCAGTGTTTTctgattataaattataaaacactCGCATTTTCAGTAGCTTCTCTTTATTCTCGGACTATAATGATGTTTCTGCCTTTAGGCCTATAAACCATATCTGGTCAGCCGTCCATCAAGCTAAAAAAGGTGAGTGCTATCAATTGATCATTGCTTATGCACAATCTAATTTCAACTCCTGGAGAAAgtcatttgtttctttttcttatttttctcacCTAGGAATGTTTATTGATAGGTTTATCTAAAGAGTTCAAAGTTACTCAACGAACAATACAAAGAAACAATACCTCTGTTCGGCCAGGCATGATTGGCTTTCCAGCAAGAAGTTCTGCTAAAATGCAGCCAGCACTCCAAAGGTCGACACCAATGCCATAGGATGTAGCCCCCAGAAGAAGCTCGGGGGGACGGTACCAAAGGGTCACAACTCTACTGGTCATAGGATGTTTTTGCTTAGGATCATAGAAAGTTGCCAAACCAAAATCTGCAATTTTAAGTATTCCGTCGTTGTCAATGAGCAGATTGGAACCCTTGATATCACGGTGCAAAACTCCTCTGCTATGGCAATGCTCAAGCCCAGATAGCAATTGCTTCATATAACATTTGATCTGTCACATAGAACATACTGAGAAACAATCAGCCTATCAGTACAATTTTTCCTTACATTTTTAAATGTGAAAGATTAATCCCCCCTTCTATTCTTACTAATGCTTGAAAAGGCACTACTGTTTCGCATAATTTCACCATTAAACCAAGCAATAAAACTGTATCATTTAACATTCTTCTTCCAACAGTACAAAATGTAAAATCATCACTGTCCAAATGGATAAAGTATTACTACATGGTCTCAGACCACCATGTACTCATAGTCCTGAACAGTCTTTCAAATTACAGAAAAGACTTAA contains:
- the LOC108324643 gene encoding probable serine/threonine-protein kinase At1g54610; the encoded protein is MGCVLRKPAGSVDSRRDKTSTSVGGNNAVKIQEKQETVHAGELSGVILAPERRRRRLDSFTTSHQGWPPWLMVVAGDALGDWTPRRANTFEKLAKIGQGTYSNVYKARDLVTGKIVALKKVRFDNLEAESVKFMAREILVLRRLDHPNVVKLEGLVTSRISSSLYLVFEYMEHDLAGLAAGVGVKFSEPQIKCYMKQLLSGLEHCHSRGVLHRDIKGSNLLIDNDGILKIADFGLATFYDPKQKHPMTSRVVTLWYRPPELLLGATSYGIGVDLWSAGCILAELLAGKPIMPGRTEVEQLHKIFKLCGSPSEEYWKKYRLPNATLFKPQQPYKRNILETFKDFPSSLPLIETLLAIDPNDRGTVSSALNSEFFTTEPYTCEPSSLPKYPPTKELDIKLRDEEARRQKTLSGKTNAVDGAKRVRVRERSLAIPAPEANAEIQTNLDRWRVVTHANAKSKSEKFPPPHQDGAVGYPLDASNKGAVSFGATETSTASTIFHSKSSGSVKSHDPAKDKVGRSNTADTQMTSPWKFLRSFKLSTIGHSFDSLFRSN
- the LOC108331631 gene encoding uncharacterized protein LOC108331631, coding for MDEIQPPEGQINGAGGTLILHSLEPAIGSKRQRRPSVRLGDIGGDQPYDSTRRNTKPWKLAFDGHHHHHHRNKDKDPGKPSKTRPLTNLSEFNETLEVSNEREAGNVDSVAIGSWKVKESKKRGSVATKRVRSNWVSRIEDGGGDNGGGEGEGEKYNNGDEDGEDDDGYREFEVENSESPLKEQSPIHSMENLAVDGHRRVFKGREREQQHDGVELSAPSDNDVRDWKCGDRNNENGGGRVRGGEDGVRVWLNGLGLGRYAPVFEVHEVDDEVLPMLTLEDLKDMGISAVGSRRKMYTAIQKLGKGFS